The following coding sequences lie in one Pseudoxanthomonas sp. SE1 genomic window:
- a CDS encoding acetylglutamate kinase, giving the protein MESNKQTRQTIIRLLSSMASAKEISQYVKRFSQLDAKRFAVVKVGGAVLRDDLEALTSSLTFLQEVGLTPIVVHGAGPQLDEEMTAAGITKQTVNGLRVTTPEVLAIVRKVFLQQNLALVEALQQVGARATSIVSGVFEAEYKDQATYGLVGDVTRINQAPIEASLKAGSIPVIASMGETVGGQILNINADFAANELVQVLQPYKIIFLTGTGGLLDAEGRVIDSINLSTEYDELMAQPWINGGMRVKIEQIKDLLDRLPLTSSVSITKPAELAKELFTHKGSGTLVRRGERVLRFEGSWEGVDLPRLRTLIESSFGRTLLPDYFERTAPYRVYVSENYRTALILTQEEGFAYLDKFAVLDDAQGEGLGRAVWHVMREENPQLFWRSRHNNAVNIFYYAESDGCYKQEKWKVFWYGIEDFGDIERCVAHCRTRLPTLKD; this is encoded by the coding sequence ATGGAATCGAACAAGCAAACCCGCCAGACCATCATCCGGCTGCTGTCCAGCATGGCCAGTGCGAAGGAGATCTCGCAGTACGTCAAGCGCTTCTCGCAGCTGGACGCCAAGCGCTTCGCCGTGGTCAAGGTCGGCGGCGCGGTGCTGCGCGACGATCTGGAAGCGCTGACGTCATCGCTGACGTTCCTGCAGGAAGTCGGGTTGACGCCCATCGTCGTGCACGGTGCGGGGCCGCAGCTGGATGAAGAGATGACTGCCGCGGGCATTACCAAGCAGACCGTCAATGGCCTGCGTGTGACCACGCCCGAAGTGCTGGCCATCGTGCGCAAGGTATTCCTGCAGCAGAACCTGGCGCTGGTGGAAGCGTTGCAGCAGGTCGGTGCGCGTGCCACGTCGATTGTCTCCGGTGTGTTCGAGGCCGAATACAAGGACCAGGCCACCTATGGCCTGGTCGGTGACGTCACCCGCATCAACCAGGCGCCCATCGAGGCCAGCCTGAAGGCGGGTTCCATCCCCGTGATCGCCAGCATGGGCGAAACCGTCGGTGGGCAGATCCTCAACATCAACGCCGACTTCGCCGCCAACGAGCTGGTGCAGGTGCTGCAGCCGTACAAGATCATCTTCCTGACCGGTACCGGCGGCCTGCTGGATGCGGAGGGGCGGGTGATCGATTCGATCAACCTGTCCACCGAGTACGACGAACTGATGGCGCAGCCCTGGATCAACGGCGGCATGCGGGTGAAGATCGAGCAGATCAAGGACCTGCTGGACCGCCTGCCGCTGACCTCGTCGGTTTCCATCACCAAGCCGGCGGAACTGGCCAAGGAGCTGTTCACCCACAAGGGCTCCGGCACGCTGGTCCGGCGCGGCGAACGCGTGTTGCGCTTCGAGGGCTCGTGGGAGGGCGTCGACCTGCCGCGCCTGCGCACGCTGATCGAATCGAGCTTCGGCCGCACCTTGCTGCCCGATTACTTCGAGCGCACCGCGCCGTACCGCGTGTATGTCAGCGAGAACTACCGCACGGCGTTGATCCTGACGCAGGAGGAGGGCTTCGCCTACCTGGACAAGTTCGCCGTGCTCGATGACGCGCAGGGCGAGGGGCTGGGCCGGGCTGTCTGGCACGTGATGCGCGAGGAGAATCCGCAGCTGTTCTGGCGCTCGCGCCACAACAATGCGGTCAATATCTTCTATTACGCCGAATCCGATGGCTGCTACAAGCAGGAGAAGTGGAAGGTGTTCTGGTACGGCATCGAGGATTTCGGCGACATCGAGCGCTGCGTGGCGCATTGCCGTACGCGCCTGCCGACGCTGAAGGACTGA
- a CDS encoding GNAT family N-acetyltransferase encodes MATALPTAWQQVPALTGRHVRLEPMSRDHVDGLRAALAGDALSALWFTQVPKAADVEHYVESVLAAQADGRVLPFVVRGADGRIVGSTRFYGLEADVPKLSIGYTWYAPDVQRTGVNTETKLLLLTHAFETLGCISVVFETSWFNHRSRAAIARLGAKQDGVLRNHKRHTDGSPRDTVVFSIIDGEWLAVKRNLLAKLARHEQDSP; translated from the coding sequence ATGGCCACCGCACTTCCCACCGCGTGGCAGCAGGTTCCCGCCCTCACGGGGCGCCATGTGCGGCTTGAACCGATGTCGCGCGACCACGTCGACGGCCTGCGTGCCGCGCTGGCCGGCGACGCGCTGTCTGCACTGTGGTTCACGCAGGTGCCGAAGGCGGCGGACGTCGAACACTACGTCGAGTCCGTGCTGGCGGCGCAGGCCGATGGCCGCGTGCTGCCGTTCGTGGTGCGGGGCGCGGATGGCCGCATCGTCGGGAGCACCCGCTTCTACGGGCTGGAAGCGGACGTGCCCAAGCTCAGTATCGGCTACACCTGGTACGCGCCCGATGTTCAGCGCACCGGCGTCAACACGGAAACCAAGCTGCTCCTGCTCACCCATGCATTCGAAACATTGGGGTGCATCAGCGTGGTGTTCGAGACCAGCTGGTTCAACCATCGCTCGCGCGCGGCCATCGCCCGGCTGGGCGCCAAGCAGGACGGAGTGCTCCGCAACCACAAGCGCCACACCGACGGCTCGCCGCGCGATACCGTCGTCTTCTCGATCATCGACGGCGAATGGCTGGCGGTGAAACGCAACCTGCTGGCCAAGCTGGCCCGGCACGAACAGGATTCCCCATGA
- the argC gene encoding N-acetyl-gamma-glutamyl-phosphate reductase has protein sequence MSTTKTVGIVGARGHTGAELIRLIARHPHFELVFVSSRELDGQKVSDHIEGFAGELRYESLSHEQVGAKGADAVILALPNGKAAELVAAIDAQAPDTVVVDLSADFRFDERWYYGLPELTRQKCAGQKRISNPGCYATAMQLAVAPLLGRLAGPPQCFGVSGYSGAGTTPSDKNNTDLLRDNLMPYALTDHMHEREVSRQLGVPVEFMPHVAPHFRGITMTVNLWLQQATKVDDIRALYRERYAHEPLVRVLDDAPWVSRIAGKHGVEIGGFTLAPGGKRLVVVATLDNLLKGAATQAMQNLNLAFGFDELEGVPL, from the coding sequence ATGAGCACCACCAAGACCGTCGGCATCGTCGGCGCCCGCGGCCACACCGGCGCCGAGTTGATCCGCCTGATTGCCCGCCATCCGCACTTCGAGCTGGTGTTCGTGTCCTCGCGCGAGCTCGACGGGCAGAAGGTCAGCGATCATATCGAAGGGTTCGCCGGCGAGCTGCGCTACGAGAGCCTGAGTCACGAACAGGTCGGTGCGAAGGGTGCCGATGCCGTGATCCTGGCGCTGCCCAACGGCAAGGCGGCCGAACTGGTTGCCGCCATCGACGCACAGGCGCCCGACACCGTCGTGGTCGACCTGTCGGCGGATTTCCGCTTCGACGAGCGCTGGTACTACGGCCTGCCGGAGCTCACTCGGCAGAAGTGCGCCGGCCAGAAGCGCATCAGCAATCCCGGCTGCTACGCCACCGCCATGCAACTGGCTGTTGCGCCACTCCTCGGTCGTCTGGCCGGTCCGCCGCAGTGCTTCGGCGTGTCCGGTTACTCCGGCGCTGGCACCACGCCGTCGGACAAGAACAACACCGACCTGCTGCGCGACAACCTGATGCCGTACGCGCTGACCGACCATATGCACGAGCGCGAAGTCAGCCGCCAGCTCGGCGTGCCCGTGGAGTTCATGCCGCACGTTGCGCCGCATTTCCGCGGCATCACCATGACGGTGAACCTGTGGCTGCAGCAGGCGACCAAGGTGGACGACATCCGCGCGCTCTATCGCGAACGTTATGCGCATGAGCCGCTGGTCCGCGTCCTGGACGACGCGCCGTGGGTCAGCCGCATTGCAGGCAAACACGGCGTCGAGATCGGTGGCTTCACCCTGGCCCCCGGCGGCAAGCGCCTGGTCGTGGTCGCGACGCTGGACAACCTGCTCAAGGGCGCGGCGACGCAGGCGATGCAGAATCTCAACCTCGCCTTCGGCTTCGACGAACTCGAAGGCGTGCCCTTGTAG
- the argH gene encoding argininosuccinate lyase, whose amino-acid sequence MTNLLWQKPGVAVDAEIQRFLAGDDVVLDREFFLHDIRASAAHAEGLQRIGILSGDELAGLKRELATLAEDFRRGEFVLDERFEDGHSAIEARLTERLGDAGRKIHTGRSRNDQILVATRLWLKEKLARVAVLSREIAKVALDRAQVERDLPLPGYTHIQRAVVSSAGMWWAGWAEAFIDNTTRARDTLKLVDANPLGTAAGYGVNLKLDREHTTAALGFARMQVSPIYAQLSRGKFELAALEALGGATLDLRRIAWDLSLFTSAEFGFVALPAQYTTGSSIMPNKRNPDVIELMRATHASVAAARTEIEQLLSLPSGYHRDLQASKGAIFHGFGRGLPALELLPALLANLEWREDKLRAAIDSGMYATDVAVEAAVAGVPFREAYKAAAASADSAGQGRTPEGSLAARVSPGAAADLRLDELLARWDAL is encoded by the coding sequence ATGACGAACCTGTTGTGGCAGAAGCCCGGCGTGGCGGTGGACGCGGAGATCCAGCGTTTCCTGGCCGGCGACGACGTGGTGCTGGACCGCGAGTTCTTCCTGCATGACATCCGCGCCAGTGCGGCGCATGCCGAAGGCCTGCAGCGCATCGGCATCCTGTCGGGCGACGAACTGGCCGGCCTGAAGCGTGAACTGGCGACCCTTGCCGAGGATTTCCGTCGCGGCGAGTTCGTGCTCGACGAGCGTTTCGAGGATGGCCACTCCGCCATCGAGGCGCGGTTGACCGAGCGCCTCGGCGATGCCGGTCGCAAGATCCACACCGGCCGCAGCCGCAACGACCAGATCCTGGTCGCCACGCGCCTCTGGTTGAAGGAAAAACTGGCCCGCGTGGCAGTGCTGTCGCGTGAAATCGCCAAGGTCGCGCTCGACCGTGCGCAGGTCGAACGCGACCTGCCGCTGCCCGGCTACACCCATATCCAGCGCGCCGTCGTGTCGTCGGCCGGGATGTGGTGGGCGGGCTGGGCGGAAGCCTTCATCGACAACACCACGCGCGCGCGCGACACGCTGAAGCTGGTCGACGCCAATCCGCTCGGCACGGCCGCCGGCTACGGTGTCAACCTCAAGCTCGACCGCGAGCACACCACGGCCGCGCTCGGCTTCGCGCGCATGCAGGTCAGTCCGATCTACGCGCAGCTCTCGCGCGGCAAGTTCGAGCTGGCTGCGCTGGAGGCCCTGGGCGGGGCCACGCTGGACCTGCGCCGCATCGCCTGGGACCTGTCGCTGTTCACCAGCGCCGAGTTCGGCTTCGTGGCGCTGCCGGCGCAGTACACCACCGGCAGTTCCATCATGCCGAACAAGCGCAATCCCGACGTCATCGAGTTGATGCGCGCGACCCACGCCAGCGTCGCCGCCGCGCGTACCGAGATCGAACAGCTGCTGTCGCTGCCCTCGGGCTACCACCGCGACCTGCAGGCCAGCAAGGGCGCGATCTTCCACGGCTTCGGCCGCGGATTGCCGGCACTGGAACTGCTGCCGGCGTTGCTGGCCAACCTGGAATGGCGTGAAGACAAACTGCGTGCCGCGATCGATTCCGGCATGTACGCCACCGACGTCGCCGTCGAAGCGGCGGTCGCCGGCGTGCCGTTCCGCGAGGCTTACAAAGCCGCCGCGGCATCGGCCGACAGTGCAGGGCAGGGACGTACACCGGAAGGCAGCCTCGCCGCGCGCGTGTCGCCCGGTGCTGCCGCCGACCTGCGTCTGGACGAACTGCTCGCCCGCTGGGATGCGCTATGA
- a CDS encoding YciI family protein yields MTRYLVMAMRRPSFDDAVIAPHLAFLDELRAAGQLEMTGGFSDRTGGAYVLVNVVSLEEAKAIAARDPLALTGTSDLTVYEWNTR; encoded by the coding sequence ATGACGCGCTACCTCGTCATGGCCATGCGCCGTCCTTCGTTCGACGATGCCGTCATCGCGCCGCATCTCGCGTTCCTCGACGAACTGCGCGCCGCCGGGCAACTGGAGATGACCGGTGGCTTCAGCGACAGGACGGGCGGCGCCTACGTGCTCGTGAACGTCGTCTCGCTGGAGGAAGCGAAGGCGATCGCCGCGCGCGATCCCCTGGCGCTGACCGGCACGTCCGATCTCACCGTGTACGAATGGAACACCCGCTGA
- the proB gene encoding glutamate 5-kinase, producing MTHATPPLFTEQPLPAWRRAVLKVGSSLLAAEGEGLSPRHALNLAQFVSSSIAAGREVVIVSSGAVAAGRGLLHRKPQAGVAMAERQALAALGQAQLIALWQRFFDRPVAQVLLTHDDLRNRRRYLNARATLQELLALGALPVINENDTVSVDELKLGDNDNLAAVVAALIDADALFIATDIDGFYTANPRTQTDAQPILDVEALTPAFFAMAGGTGSGVGTGGMHTKLEAAAKAAAAGIETFLFNGTQASTLSALSRGALLGTRFRPAQNRLAARKYWLRNVPVEAGAIVVDAGAANAMGQKGASLLPGGVTTAEGDFRRGDMVELVLRDETGDQRIARGVSQYSAIDIRRIARRHSREIEGILGYTYGENVVHRDDLVLL from the coding sequence ATGACCCACGCCACGCCGCCGCTGTTCACCGAACAACCGTTGCCGGCCTGGCGTCGCGCCGTGCTCAAGGTGGGCAGCAGCCTGCTGGCGGCGGAAGGCGAGGGGCTCAGTCCACGCCATGCGCTGAACCTGGCGCAGTTCGTGTCGTCCAGCATCGCCGCGGGGCGCGAAGTGGTCATCGTGTCGTCCGGTGCGGTGGCGGCGGGGCGCGGCCTGCTGCATCGCAAGCCGCAGGCGGGCGTAGCCATGGCCGAGCGCCAGGCACTGGCGGCGCTCGGGCAGGCGCAGCTGATCGCGCTGTGGCAGCGCTTCTTTGATCGGCCCGTGGCGCAGGTGCTGCTGACCCATGACGACCTGCGAAACCGCCGTCGCTACCTCAACGCGCGTGCCACGCTGCAGGAACTGCTGGCGCTGGGTGCGTTGCCGGTGATCAACGAGAACGACACCGTCTCCGTCGACGAACTGAAGCTCGGCGACAACGACAATCTCGCTGCGGTTGTCGCGGCGCTGATCGACGCCGACGCGTTGTTCATCGCCACCGACATCGACGGTTTCTACACCGCGAATCCACGCACTCAGACCGACGCGCAACCGATCCTCGACGTGGAAGCGCTGACGCCGGCGTTCTTCGCCATGGCGGGCGGCACCGGCAGCGGCGTCGGTACCGGCGGCATGCATACCAAGCTGGAGGCGGCGGCCAAGGCGGCGGCGGCCGGCATCGAGACGTTCCTGTTCAATGGCACGCAGGCCTCGACGCTATCCGCGCTGTCGCGCGGCGCGTTGCTCGGCACGCGCTTCCGCCCCGCGCAGAACCGCCTCGCAGCGCGCAAGTACTGGCTGCGCAACGTGCCGGTGGAAGCCGGGGCCATCGTGGTCGATGCCGGCGCGGCGAATGCGATGGGCCAGAAGGGCGCCTCGCTGCTGCCGGGCGGCGTGACCACAGCGGAGGGCGACTTCCGCCGTGGCGACATGGTCGAGCTGGTGCTGCGCGACGAGACGGGCGACCAACGCATCGCGCGTGGCGTCAGCCAGTACTCGGCGATCGACATCCGCCGCATCGCGCGGCGCCACTCGCGCGAGATCGAAGGCATCCTCGGTTATACCTATGGCGAGAATGTCGTCCATCGCGATGATCTGGTGCTGTTGTGA
- a CDS encoding glutamate-5-semialdehyde dehydrogenase, translating to MTDIKTLALQCRDAATAIAGLPTAAKNTLLRAMADALLADEGAILAANARDLEAAAAKGIGSAMLDRLRLDTARLQGIAAAVREVAELPDPVGQVTRAYDRPNGIHVERVRVPLGVIAMIYEARPNVTADAAALCLKAGNAVVLRGGSEAIHSNSAIAASLKRALREAGLPEAVLTLVEDLRRDTILELIQLNDIVDLVIPRGGEGLIRFVAEHARVPVIKHYKGVCHQYVDAGADEELALALLLDGKVSRPSACNSLETLLVHRDIAPTFLPRAVAALRARGVEARVDERGRAWVPDAPPATEEDFAAEFLDLVIAIGVVDDLDAAIAHIRRYTSDHTEVIVTRDPVHAETFLNALRSAVVMVNASSRFSDGGELGLGAEIGISTTRLHSYGPMGLEALTIERFVVRGEGQVRHPDLL from the coding sequence ATGACCGACATCAAGACGCTGGCGCTGCAATGCCGCGACGCGGCTACCGCCATCGCGGGTCTGCCGACAGCGGCGAAGAACACCCTGTTGCGTGCGATGGCCGATGCGCTGTTGGCCGACGAAGGCGCGATCCTGGCGGCCAACGCGCGCGACCTGGAGGCTGCCGCGGCAAAAGGCATCGGCAGCGCCATGCTGGATCGCCTGCGGCTGGACACTGCGCGCCTGCAGGGCATCGCGGCCGCCGTGCGCGAGGTGGCGGAGCTGCCGGACCCGGTGGGGCAGGTCACCCGCGCCTACGACCGGCCCAATGGCATCCATGTCGAACGCGTGCGCGTGCCGCTGGGCGTGATCGCGATGATCTACGAAGCGCGCCCCAACGTCACCGCCGACGCGGCAGCCCTGTGCCTGAAGGCCGGCAACGCCGTCGTCCTGCGCGGCGGCTCGGAAGCGATCCATTCCAACTCTGCTATCGCGGCGTCGCTGAAGCGGGCCCTGCGCGAGGCCGGATTGCCCGAGGCCGTGCTGACCCTCGTCGAAGACCTACGCCGCGACACCATTCTGGAACTGATCCAGTTGAACGACATCGTCGACCTGGTGATCCCGCGCGGGGGCGAGGGACTCATCCGCTTCGTCGCCGAACACGCGCGCGTGCCGGTGATCAAGCACTACAAGGGCGTCTGCCACCAGTACGTGGATGCCGGCGCCGACGAGGAGCTGGCGCTGGCCCTGCTGCTGGACGGCAAGGTGTCGCGGCCGTCGGCCTGCAATTCGCTGGAGACGTTGCTGGTCCATCGCGATATCGCGCCGACATTCCTGCCGCGTGCCGTCGCCGCACTGCGCGCGCGCGGCGTGGAGGCGAGGGTGGACGAACGCGGGCGGGCATGGGTGCCGGATGCGCCGCCGGCGACCGAAGAGGACTTCGCCGCCGAATTCCTCGACCTGGTGATCGCGATCGGCGTGGTGGACGACCTGGACGCCGCCATCGCCCATATCCGTCGCTACACGTCCGACCATACCGAGGTCATCGTCACCCGCGATCCCGTGCATGCGGAGACGTTCCTCAACGCCTTGCGGTCCGCCGTGGTGATGGTCAATGCCTCGTCGCGGTTCTCCGATGGCGGCGAGCTGGGGCTGGGCGCGGAGATCGGCATCTCCACCACGCGCCTGCATTCGTACGGCCCCATGGGCCTGGAAGCGCTCACCATCGAGCGGTTCGTGGTGCGCGGCGAGGGGCAGGTGCGGCACCCGGACCTGCTCTGA
- the pgaD gene encoding poly-beta-1,6-N-acetyl-D-glucosamine biosynthesis protein PgaD — MKFDSRLIRKPMKQPRLQRAAWGFVTLGFWMVYVYLWTPLATLLLWLLGFRTAFFELYVREHAIEPFLLFSLPLLAVACALMLIAWAEYNRLRFSRVDRRSQPRSATLPDVAQALGAPPAVARALVQGKITVLHMGEDACPHGFTAIADPG, encoded by the coding sequence ATGAAGTTCGATTCGCGCCTGATCCGCAAACCGATGAAGCAGCCAAGACTGCAACGCGCAGCCTGGGGCTTCGTCACGCTGGGGTTCTGGATGGTATACGTCTACCTGTGGACACCGCTGGCGACGCTGCTGCTTTGGCTGCTCGGCTTCCGCACGGCGTTCTTCGAGCTTTACGTGCGCGAACACGCCATCGAGCCATTCCTGCTCTTCTCCCTGCCGCTACTGGCGGTGGCTTGCGCGCTGATGCTGATCGCGTGGGCAGAGTACAACCGGCTGCGCTTCAGCCGGGTGGACCGCCGCAGCCAGCCGCGCAGCGCTACCCTGCCCGACGTGGCACAGGCTCTCGGCGCGCCGCCGGCCGTCGCGCGGGCGCTGGTGCAGGGCAAGATCACCGTGCTGCACATGGGCGAGGATGCCTGTCCGCACGGCTTCACTGCGATCGCCGATCCAGGCTGA
- the pgaC gene encoding poly-beta-1,6-N-acetyl-D-glucosamine synthase produces the protein MAPLLDALFQFAFLYPIVMSFFWMSGGLYYYFRRERHARPRNDPPPMTVMPFATLLIPCHNEGDNVDDTIGAALAQQYPDFEVIAINDGSRDDTGERLNALAAVHPRLRVIHLDRNLGKANALRMGALAARSEYLVCIDGDALLDEYATHWIIWHLTSGPRVGAVTGNPRIRNRSTLLGRLQVGEFSSIIGMIKRAQRVYGRIFTVSGVISGFRRTALHRIGYWADDMVTEDIDISWRLQLDHWDIRYEPNALCFILMPETLKGLWRQRLRWAQGGVEVLLRHSVGMFSWRKRRMWAVLLEYLLSVVWAYTMLLIMLLWALGKFVSLPPSLYVHTLLPSWHGVILALICMLQFASSIVIDRRYETAVGRNYFWMIWYPMAYWMLSLFTTVVAVPRTLMRRRRGRATWVSPDRGIR, from the coding sequence ATGGCTCCGCTGCTCGACGCGCTGTTCCAGTTCGCGTTCCTCTATCCCATCGTGATGTCCTTCTTCTGGATGTCCGGCGGGTTGTATTACTACTTCCGCCGTGAACGGCATGCGCGCCCGCGCAACGATCCGCCGCCGATGACCGTGATGCCGTTCGCCACCCTGCTGATCCCCTGCCACAACGAGGGCGACAACGTCGACGACACCATCGGCGCAGCGCTCGCGCAGCAGTACCCCGACTTCGAGGTCATCGCCATCAACGACGGCAGCCGCGATGACACGGGCGAGCGCCTGAACGCGCTGGCCGCCGTGCACCCGCGTCTCCGGGTGATCCATCTGGACCGCAACCTCGGCAAGGCGAACGCACTGCGCATGGGCGCGCTGGCGGCACGCAGCGAATACCTGGTCTGCATTGACGGCGACGCGTTGCTGGACGAATACGCCACCCACTGGATCATCTGGCACCTGACGTCCGGACCGCGCGTCGGTGCGGTGACCGGCAATCCACGCATCCGCAACCGGTCCACCCTGCTGGGGCGCCTGCAGGTGGGCGAGTTCTCTTCGATCATCGGCATGATCAAGCGTGCGCAACGGGTCTACGGGCGCATCTTCACCGTGTCGGGCGTGATCAGCGGCTTCCGTCGCACCGCACTGCACCGTATCGGTTACTGGGCCGACGACATGGTGACGGAGGACATCGACATCAGCTGGCGCCTGCAACTCGATCACTGGGACATCCGTTACGAACCCAACGCACTGTGCTTCATCCTGATGCCGGAAACGTTGAAAGGACTCTGGCGCCAGCGCCTGCGGTGGGCACAGGGCGGGGTTGAAGTACTGCTCCGCCACAGCGTGGGCATGTTCAGCTGGCGCAAGCGGCGCATGTGGGCCGTGCTGCTCGAGTACCTGCTGAGCGTGGTCTGGGCGTACACCATGCTGCTCATCATGCTGCTATGGGCACTGGGGAAATTCGTCTCACTGCCGCCTTCGCTGTACGTGCACACCCTGCTGCCTTCGTGGCACGGGGTGATCCTGGCGTTGATCTGCATGCTGCAGTTCGCCAGCAGCATCGTCATCGACCGTCGCTACGAGACCGCGGTGGGACGCAACTACTTCTGGATGATCTGGTACCCGATGGCGTACTGGATGCTGAGTCTGTTCACCACCGTAGTGGCTGTGCCGAGAACGCTGATGCGTCGTCGGCGCGGTCGCGCCACGTGGGTGAGCCCTGATAGGGGAATACGATGA
- the pgaB gene encoding poly-beta-1,6-N-acetyl-D-glucosamine N-deacetylase PgaB: protein MASIIDNLVLRACLSLFVLFPFTAFAGDAAPATRTLQVAGERLLVLSYHDIRDDVARKGDPDGYAVSTQNFAAHLDWLSGQGYHPVSLGDVLAASRGERALPDKAVLLTFDDGLRSVYTHAFPLLRAYGYPALVAVVTDWVDLPAGRQVDYGPRMFTHDDFLTWAQLREMQATGLVEVASHSHHLHHGVQSNPQGNMTPAAITRRYDATAHRYESESEYCARIRADLQASADALQRELGVRPRAIVWPYAAYNSVSNGIAETLGMSVSFDLEGREQKVGRDLHGLARLLLSDNPSIGDLAYELRHDEDVAGVRAMQVDLDYVYDADPAQLDRNLDALLERVKRIGPTHVFLQAFADPDGNGSADALYFPNRHLPVRADLFNRVAWQLRTRAGVKVLAWLPVLGFEPPDATQRRALALPERAGDIFRLDPSNPHARALITDIYEDLAIASYFEGLLFHDDAYLRDDELPRLGSAEARSHLLVDVTHELKRSAERWRPKLLTVRNLYARTVLEPKSQQWFGQRLDTFLTAYDYTALMAMPWMEGEHRRPAAWMRELTDAVRAHDPTFNKTLFELQTRDWRAGTPIPGDTLQALVRQLQADGVRHLGWYPDDFIRDQPRLPDVRGSLSARSFPYEER, encoded by the coding sequence ATGGCAAGCATCATCGACAACCTGGTCCTGCGGGCGTGCCTGTCGCTGTTCGTGCTGTTCCCCTTCACGGCCTTCGCAGGCGATGCCGCACCCGCCACGCGCACCCTGCAGGTGGCCGGCGAACGCTTGCTGGTGCTCAGCTACCACGACATCCGCGACGATGTCGCCCGAAAAGGCGACCCGGATGGCTACGCGGTCAGCACGCAGAACTTCGCCGCGCACCTGGATTGGCTTTCGGGCCAGGGCTACCACCCGGTCAGCCTGGGTGACGTACTGGCAGCCTCGCGTGGCGAGCGCGCACTGCCCGACAAGGCCGTGCTGCTGACCTTCGACGATGGACTGCGCAGCGTGTACACGCATGCATTCCCGCTGCTGCGTGCCTACGGCTACCCGGCCCTGGTCGCGGTGGTGACGGACTGGGTGGACCTGCCGGCGGGCCGGCAGGTGGACTACGGCCCCCGCATGTTCACGCACGACGATTTCCTGACCTGGGCACAACTGCGCGAAATGCAGGCGACCGGGCTGGTCGAGGTCGCATCGCACAGCCATCACCTGCACCACGGCGTGCAGTCGAATCCGCAGGGCAACATGACCCCGGCGGCGATTACCCGCCGCTACGACGCGACGGCCCACCGTTACGAGAGCGAAAGCGAGTATTGCGCACGCATCCGTGCCGACCTGCAGGCGAGCGCCGACGCGCTGCAGCGCGAACTGGGCGTGCGTCCGCGCGCCATCGTCTGGCCATATGCGGCCTACAACAGTGTCAGCAACGGTATCGCCGAAACGCTGGGCATGTCGGTGTCCTTCGACCTTGAGGGCCGCGAACAGAAGGTCGGCCGCGACCTGCATGGGCTGGCACGCCTGCTGCTGAGCGACAACCCGAGCATCGGCGACCTGGCCTACGAGCTGCGCCATGACGAGGATGTCGCCGGCGTCCGCGCCATGCAGGTCGACCTGGACTATGTCTACGACGCTGATCCCGCACAGCTCGATCGCAACCTCGACGCGCTGCTGGAGCGGGTCAAGCGGATCGGCCCCACCCATGTATTCCTGCAGGCGTTCGCCGATCCCGACGGCAATGGTTCGGCGGATGCGCTGTACTTCCCCAACCGCCATCTTCCGGTGCGCGCGGACCTGTTCAACCGGGTAGCCTGGCAACTGCGCACGCGGGCAGGCGTGAAAGTGCTGGCGTGGCTGCCGGTACTCGGCTTCGAGCCGCCGGATGCGACACAGCGCCGGGCGCTGGCACTGCCGGAGCGCGCGGGCGACATCTTCCGGCTGGACCCCTCCAATCCCCATGCCCGCGCACTGATCACCGACATCTACGAAGACCTGGCCATCGCCAGCTACTTCGAGGGCCTGCTGTTCCACGACGACGCCTACCTGCGCGACGACGAACTTCCCCGTCTCGGCAGCGCCGAGGCACGCTCGCACCTGCTCGTCGATGTCACCCATGAACTGAAGCGCTCCGCCGAGCGCTGGCGACCTAAGCTGCTGACGGTCCGCAACCTTTACGCACGCACCGTGCTGGAGCCGAAGAGCCAGCAGTGGTTCGGCCAGCGCCTGGACACCTTCCTCACAGCCTACGACTACACCGCGCTGATGGCGATGCCGTGGATGGAAGGTGAACATCGTCGCCCTGCCGCGTGGATGCGCGAGCTGACCGACGCCGTGCGCGCGCACGACCCGACGTTCAACAAGACCCTGTTCGAGCTGCAGACGCGCGACTGGCGCGCCGGCACGCCGATTCCCGGCGACACCCTGCAGGCTCTCGTGCGCCAGTTGCAGGCCGACGGCGTGCGGCACCTGGGCTGGTACCCGGACGACTTCATCCGCGACCAGCCGCGCCTCCCCGATGTGCGTGGCAGCCTTTCCGCGCGCAGCTTTCCCTACGAGGAACGGTGA